A stretch of DNA from Spirosoma endbachense:
TGTGCGCCAGTACACAGTTTATGATGTGTACGATGTATGACGAGGATGAAACCGTTTTTGAAGCCCTCAAAGCCGGCGCTAATTCGTATATTTTGAAGCGGAGTCCACCGCACAAACTACTCGAAGCCATTACCGAACTTTACGAAGGCGGATCACCGATGAGCAGTACCATAGCCCGTAAAATCGCCGTTTCTTTCCACGCAGGCCCTGCTGCTCCTAACGAACTGGATGTATTGACACCCCGCGAGCGTGAAATCCTCGACCGGCTGGCCAAAGGCCATAGCCACAAGGAAGTAGCCAATGAGCTATTTGTCAGCCCGACTACCGTTCGAAAACACATTTTCAACATCTACGAAAAGCTCCAGGTACACTCTAAAGTTGAGGCTATCAATAAATACCTGGGCCGGAAATAAGGACGTAATAACTTCACTGACTATCTTCTGTTCAATCAATCGGTTCGTTGCCCGTAAATAAGGTAAACGATTTGAGTGGTAGCGGCTCTCCCACCGGAGACGCGTCTGGATCATCATCGAAATCCAGTCGAACCGATACCTGTTTTTCACGACAGAGTACTTCATAATACAGCGAGAATTCGTCCATCGGGATATTTGTGTTTCCATAGAAAACGCCACTCGATCGCTTCTCCATTGTTCCGGTCGACGCATGCTTTGCTTCTGGCACAAAACTCAGGCTGTAAAATTCAAGCTTCCCAGTATTATCCTTAAAATGAAGGTGAATAAACCGGCTTCTAAAGGGCGACTGGCTTTGACTATTTCCGTGCGCCAATAAAACAGAATAAGTATCAATTTCAGCGATAAAGGTTGCCATGGTGCTAACGCATTACAGGGTTTACTGAGGTAATATTATCATTCTTTGAGCAGGCTATCAAAATAGCATTAGCTTACGGCACTTAAGCAGGTAATTAATTCCTTGCCAGACTAGTATTGGCAGATCGATGCATAACCCCAACGAACAAGGCGCTGAAACTGTTTCTGTTCCTTCTCGCGGCCATTAACAGTATCCGTATCGGGTGTTAGCAGGTTTATCAGCGTTCGACGCTGAGGAAATTGTTCAGTAAAAACCTCGCTTAAAACAAAAGCTGAACTTATTAAGTGAACGGTTTCTTGGCCCTCAAAAAGCTTTTTCGGGACTTCCCTCCTACCTGACCACCGTCCACGAAAACCTCCCATTCATACCGAAGTAAGAGGTATGTTATTTGTTCCATAATCGAATGAATGTGTGGGTTCTGTTGAACACCATAGTATTTCCGGCGTCTTTAGTTCTTTTTTACCCCAGCCTACCCTTCATTCAGCCCCTATATGCAAACAAGAGAAACCAGTAGTAATGAGGTAAGTAGCCTGTACCGGAATTATGTCCTGGCGATGCTGACATTGGTTTACGTCTTCAACTTTGTTGACCGGCAGCTCCTTGTCATTCTCCAGGAGTCGATAAAAAAAGAGTTACACCTGTCGGATACCCAGCTAGGGATGCTCTCCGGGTTTACGTTTGCCCTATTTTATGTTACACTGGGTATTCCCATTGCTCGTCTTGCCGACAAAACAAATCGTAGAAATATTGTGGCCGCGTCGCTGGGGATCTGGAGCCTAATGACCGCCAGCTCGGGTCTGGTGCGAAATTACGTACAACTGTTGTTGGCCCGTATTGGCGTGGGAGTTGGGGAAGCAGGGGGAAGCCCGCCAGCCCATGCCATGATATCCGATTACTTCCCGCCGGAAAAACGATCTACAGCGCTTTCGATTTACTCAACTGGCATTTATTTCGGGGTATTGACAGGTTTCTTACTGGGTGGTTACCTGAACCAACAGCTTGGATGGCGAACGGCTTTTTTTGTAGTGGGTATACCGGGTGTTATTTTTTCATTGCTGTTTTATCTATCGGTGAAAGAACCCCGACGTGGAGCGACCGATACGAACGGATCGTCGGCCATAGAGTCACCTTCGTTACGCGAGGTATTAAAGCGATTGTATGCGACCAAAACTTTTGTATTTCTGGCGATGGCTACTGGTCTGCATGTCTTTTGTATTTATGGTCTGCTTAACTGGGCGCCCTCTTTCCTGGCCAGGATTCACAAGATGACGAACTCAGAAATAGGTGCTTTACTCGGCCCTATCTTTGGCATCGGCGGAGCAGTCGGTTCATTCACAGGTGGGTACCTGACGGATTATTTCGGAAAAAGAGATGAACGATGGTACCTGAAAATTCCGGCGTTTGCGATTGTTATCTCTATTCCGTGTGCAGCAGGAGCCCTTTTTCTGGAGAATACGGTTTACTCGGTATTCTGCTTAGGGTTAACCGCGTCGCTTCACAGTACCTATTTGGGGCCCTCAATTGCAGTATCCCATAGCCTTGTTCCAGCATCGATGCGTTCCCTGACGTCGGCTATTCTGTTTTTTGTACTCAATTTCATTGGGCTGGGTTTTGGGCCATTGGCGGTTGGCATGATCAGCGATGGGCTCGCTCCTTCTCTGGGTACCGAATC
This window harbors:
- a CDS encoding response regulator — encoded protein: MKSSITVAIVEDKEPIRQSLAILIDGADGFVCQASFETAEAALDYLPSHCVDVVLMDIDLPGMNGIDCVRHLKALCASTQFMMCTMYDEDETVFEALKAGANSYILKRSPPHKLLEAITELYEGGSPMSSTIARKIAVSFHAGPAAPNELDVLTPREREILDRLAKGHSHKEVANELFVSPTTVRKHIFNIYEKLQVHSKVEAINKYLGRK
- a CDS encoding spinster family MFS transporter, producing the protein MQTRETSSNEVSSLYRNYVLAMLTLVYVFNFVDRQLLVILQESIKKELHLSDTQLGMLSGFTFALFYVTLGIPIARLADKTNRRNIVAASLGIWSLMTASSGLVRNYVQLLLARIGVGVGEAGGSPPAHAMISDYFPPEKRSTALSIYSTGIYFGVLTGFLLGGYLNQQLGWRTAFFVVGIPGVIFSLLFYLSVKEPRRGATDTNGSSAIESPSLREVLKRLYATKTFVFLAMATGLHVFCIYGLLNWAPSFLARIHKMTNSEIGALLGPIFGIGGAVGSFTGGYLTDYFGKRDERWYLKIPAFAIVISIPCAAGALFLENTVYSVFCLGLTASLHSTYLGPSIAVSHSLVPASMRSLTSAILFFVLNFIGLGFGPLAVGMISDGLAPSLGTESLRWAMSIIIVISFGSTALFFVAAKKLAVDRRLTS